The stretch of DNA GAAGCATCTGACGGGAACATTGTCTTGGACTTTGTAACTTTTCTATATTGTCGATGCAAACCTTCTATAATATTAGTCGTATAGATAATCTTGCGTACTTCATCAGGAAACTTATAAAATGGACTTAATACATCCCAGTTGTTTTCCCAACTGCGTATTGCAAAAGGATAGCTTTTTCCCCATTTGTCTTTAAGTTGATAGAGTTTCTCTAAAGCAGCTTCTTCATTGATAGCATTGTATACTCCTTTAAAGTCCTTACTAAATTCCTTAAGATCTTTATAGGATACATATTTAAAGGAATTGCGCAGTTGATGAATAATACACCTTTGTACTTCTGCTTTGGGATAGGCAGCATTTATTGCTTCTTTTAGACCTGTAAGACCATCTACACAAAACAGTAAAATATCCTGTACACCCCTGTTTTTAAGGTCATTCATTACACCCAACCAGAACTTAGAGGTTTCGTTTTCACCTATCCATATACCTAAAATATCTTTAGTCCCGTCTACTGTTATACCTAGCACAACATAAGCTGCACGATTAAGAATACGTCCGTCATCACGAATCTTATAATGGATGGCATCCATAAATATGAATGGATATATTGGTTCTAGGGGTCTTTGCTGCCACTCTCTGATCTCAGGCACAATCCTTTCGGTAATTTTACTTACCATTTCGGCTGAAAGGTTAATACCATAGATTTCTCTAATTTGTTCTTCTATGTCCCTGGTTGACATACCTCTGGCATAAAGCGAGATAACCTTTTCCTCAATGCCTGATACATTACGTTGATACTTAGGAATAATTTTAGGCTCAAACTCACCATTACGGTCTCTTGGTATCTGGATGGGTATCTCTCCAAATTCACTCTTTATCGTTTTTTGATTATATCCATTACGGCTATTATCAGTGGTTTTATTCTTGATATCATTCTTGGAATATCCTAATTGTGTTTCAATTTCAGCTTCAAGCATTTCTTGAATAAGGTCCTTGAAGATATCTTTTAGATAGGAACTGATATCTCCTACATTTTGAAAGTTGTTCCCTTTGATAATATCTCTAACCTGTTCTTTTGTTAATGTTGACATAAAGAATCTCCTCCTTAGCTTTAATTATTTCTAATTCTTGCCAAGAAGGAGATATTTAATCATCTATACACTAAATTTTTTACATCCTCTATAAAAAGTGTGTGCGGATAACCGCACACACTTTTTATATGCCTTATTTTATCTTCTACAACGACGTTTTCTTTAATGTAATATTTCGATTGGGTAAGTTTTGTGGCGACCATACAATCTTATACGCTGTGAGTAAAGAAACGAAACAAGCAAGCAAAACAAAAATGGCTACAGACTTTCTAACCTGAGTCTTTGACACAAACATTCCCCCAACTTTTAAGTTTTTTATCTATTTTTATCTAGTATTATATATATTCTACATTTATTATAAAATTCCTTCTTTTGTTGGGGATTTTTTTGTTATTTTAACTAAAATATTTTTATATTTCTCAATTATTTCTCTTCGTACTATTTAGTGCTGCTACTTTTATGTTTAACTGCTCAATACTATTTTTTATACTTTCTATTATAATAACTTTCTCTTGTCCAGGCATAAGGTCAAAGTAATTGTCACTTACCTTCATGTCGTCGATAAGATATTGGATTTTAACAAATTTCGCAAAATTGTCAGTCTTTATCTTTAATTCTTTTTTGTTATCTGATAGATTCCTAATCTCAGTATGCAAGGAACAAGGCGGCAAATTCAAATCCTTATAGTCTTTAAAAAACATGATATTGGAATCAATACTATCATTATTAGGAGTTACATATAGGAATTCAAAATTCGTATACGTTACATTTAATCTATTTTTTGAGAATTCTTTCACTTTAACGGACACATTTGCTGGAACAACCACCGGTATCTGCTCATAATACTCAGTGTTTCCGAAGAAATCTTTGAGTCCAACCTCCAGCGTGTCTGCGTACTCATTTAATGTATCATTGGTAACCCATAATGAGACGATATCAGAACCCTCTTCTTTAAATGATAGCAAGATGGGTTTGAATACTCTCTTGGTGTAGTAGAATCCTGCTTTAGGTCTAAGATAGAAATCTACAATACTCCAGCTTAAAACAGGCCAACAATCATTAAGCTGCCATATCAGCGCGCCGCTGCATTCCGGCTTTCTTCTACGATAGTGCTCAATTCCGAATTTTAGTCCCTCTGCTTGCGCTAACATAGAATAGTCTATATATTCATTCAAATCAGAAGGTAAACCGGTGTAGTCCTCCATTAACAATATTCCTCTGTCCGGCCTCTTATCCCTGTTTCTATACCTCAGCTCAAAACTTCCATAATATAAATCTTTTTCAGGAATACAGTCTTTGAGTGTTTCAAGCACAGGGGCGGCATGCATACCGAACTCCGATATGAATTTACCCATATCTTGTGTGAACCTTTTAAATGAAATTCCCGATGGCGTATTATCCTGACGCATTGGTTCACCTTGCTTGTGTGGATATACTTGCCCCGCCCAAACCTGCCAATTATGCTTATCCCCTTCTTCATCACTATTGGGGTCATTACCCCCAAATGGAGAACTCGGCCAATATAATCTTGTAGGATCAAGGCTGGACAATAACTCCGGCATGAGGTCATGGTATATCTTCTCTCCATACAGCCTCATATCTTTTAGTTCAGGCATTTTTTGGCCATGAATCCACTGTATCTCGTTATTGCCGCACCATATGGCAAGGCATGCATAATTTCTAAGAGCTTTTACTACGTATATAATTTCTTCTCGTACATTATTCATGAAGTCATGATCGAAATCCGGGTAGGATGAGCATGCAAACATAAAGTCCTGCCATACTAGAATACCCTGCTTGTCACACTCCTGGTAGAATATATCTTTTTCATATATTCCCCCGCCCCATACTCTTAACATATTCATGTTACATTCTTTGGCAGTGTCTACCCATTTAACATAGGTTTCATTTTCTATCGCCCCTATGAAATTATGTGCGGGAATCCAATTAGCACCTTTTGCAAATAACTCCACTCCATTGAGTACAAAAGTAAACCTGTTGTTTCCTTTACTATCTTTTTGCTTTACTTCTAATGTGCGAATACCAAATTTTGTAACGTATTCATCAATTACATCATTATGCTTTTTCAACCTGATAACAAGGTCATATAGGCAGGGGTCACCTAAATCGTGTGTCCACCACAGTTTAGGGTTTGTAACACTCAACTTTAAGGATGCACCATCACTTATCGGTACAACTTCATTTATTTTCTCATTGCCATAAATTAGTTCAACTTCTGCTACGAGCTCTACATCCTCTTTAAACGCTTTTGCATTTATATCTATCGAAACTTCAGCTATATTATTCTCTACTTTTTCTGTACGTACAAATACATCTTCTATTTTTGCTATATCATAGATATTCAATTCCACATCTTTCCATATACCGACCGTAATAATCCGTGGACCCCAATCCCATCTAAAATTCATCTGAGCTTTTCTTACCCAGGCCCTGTTACGGTTATAAGAATACCACATTTTATCGTAGTTTTTCCTGTTGGTTACGGAAATAGTTGAATCAAATTTAACAGCAATATAATTTGCTCCCTGTTTTAATTTTTCTGTAACATCAAAAACAGCAGGGGTAAACATGTTTTCATGTTTTCCAATCTTCTCTCCATTTAGATAAACAGTAGCAAAAGTATCCAATCCATTAAATTTAAGTTCAATAGTCTTATCGGCATATTTATCTTTATCAAAAATGAACTCTTTGTGATACCACCATATTTTATCTTCTATCCACCGGCATTTTTCAACATTAGTAGAAAAAAATGGGTCTTCTATCTTTCCATGCTTTAGAAGCGTTGAATGCACGTCCCCGGGAACATCCACATCCAACCAACTGTCAGTATTCATATCGGTAGATACAATTTCATGGTCACAAGCTGAGTCTTCGAAGTATTGCAATTTCCAATGCTCATTTAGTAATACTTTCATTAATATTTCCCTCCAGCATTAAAACCCGTTATTCTTTATAACATCTTTATACCAAAGTGCACTTCTTTTCCATATCCTTTCCTGTGTTTCATAATCTATATAGATTAATCCGAATCTTTTGGTATATCCATGAGCCCACTCGAAATTATCCATTAACGACCATACATAATAGCCTTGGACATTTACTCCTTCTTTTACTGCTTTAGCGGTTGTTTCAAAATGCTGTTTCAGGAAATTCAGCCTGTCTTGGTCCTCAACAATACCGTTAATCGGTTTACTGTCTTTGAAGGCTGCTCCATTTTCAGTAATATAGATTAGCGGATTATTATAATCCTTTTTAATTCTCATCAATAGGTCATATAAGCCCTGTGGATACACTTCCCAGTTCATTTCGGTGTATTGGCCTTCAGGTTTAACTTCATCAAACAGAAGTACAGGGTCAATATTTCCCTTTCTTACTACTTTTCTGAAGTAATAATTAATTCCCAGGAATTCCGCCGGATTTGCGGCAATAATTTCCATATCACCCGGTTGTATAACAGGGGAATTCAACTTTTCCTTGTAAAAATTCAACATATCTTGGGGATACTGCCCCTTAAACGCAGGGTCAAGGAACCACCGATTGTGATATCCGTCAACCAGCATGGCAGTTTCCGTATCTTCAAATGAATCAGAAGCTGGATAAATCGGATAGAGGTTAAGGGTTATACCGATCTTACCTGTTTTGCTGTTGAGTGCCTTATAGGCCTGGACAGCTTTCGCATGGGACAGCATCAAATGGTGGGATACCTGCACAGCTAACGAAAAATCGGTAAATCCCGGCGCATGCCTGCCCTGACGGTGTCCTGCAAAAGCAACGCACCAAGGTTCATTATGGGTAATCCATTTATTTACCCGGTCACCTAATACTTTAAATATGCTCTCAGCATATTCTGCAAAATAATCGGCAGTATCATGGTTTGACCAGCCTCCCGAATCCTGGAGAGCTTGCGGCAGATCCCAGTGGTAAAGCGTTACAGCCGGATCAATCCCGTTTTCCAGCAACTCATTAATCAGCCTGTCATAAAAGTCAATCCCTTTTTGATTCATTTTGCCTTTACCTTCCGGAAATATTCTCGGCCATGCGATAGAAAATCTATAGCTTTGAAGCCCTATTTCCTTCATTATCTTTATATCTTGCTTATACCTGTGGTAATGGTCGCAGGCTACATCGCCAGTATCGCCATTTGTTACTTTACCGGGCGTATGGCTGAATCGGTCCCAGATGGATTCTCCTCTCCCATCTTCATTTACTGCGCCTTCAATTTGGTATGAGGCTGTCGCTGAACCCCATATGAAATCTTTTGGGAAAATGATTAGACTCAAGGTAGCACCTCCAATAAAATGTTAGTTATACAATGGAAATCAATTAACCTTTTACAGCTCCGGCAGTCATTCCGTTTATTACCTGCTCCTGCGTGAACTACCACCGAGACAAGCAACGGTGGCTTCGTGAGAGGTTTGGTATTTAAGTTTCCACCTTAACAGGCAACCCTTACTCTCAACGGGGAAGACACTCTCCCTTTATCCCTCATAGTTTTTACTATTTCGGGAATACATTTCTCTTCTTTTCTTAGTATATTTAAACTTCCATTAACATCTGCATTTACTAATCCAAAGTTTGATTTAAAAAGTCCTCTAACTACTCTACGAGTTTTGTTATAGTATTTTTTATTTATAGGTTCTAAATCGAAAGCACTGCATCCACTTGTATAACTCTCTTCCTTAAATTTAACCTCAATCCCTTGTAATTTAGCCTTATACTTAATTAGTTCTACTAATTTTTGTATAGGTATTTGAACAAACGATTTATTATAATTCATATTTAGTTTAAGTCCTTCAATTTTGCCTATAACAATTTTGTAAACATTATGCTCTATTGCTTTATCTATAATATTTTTACTTACTTTATGAAGATAATCATTGATATAATTTTCTCTGTATCTTCTTAATGAATTAATCATTTTAGTATTTTTGAATTTATCAGAACCTATTTTTTTCATTTCAATACTTTGATAATAAGAAATTTTCTTATTTACAAAAGCATTTATACTTTTAAGTTTTTTACCACAAAACAAGTAACTTTGATTACCTTCTTTAAATGTTAACGTTGCAAGATTATCTAAACCTAAATCTATAGCCATAACATTAGTTTCTTTTGCTTTTTCTAATTCTTGCTTATTGTAAATTATAATTAAATACCATTGTTTTAAAGAATTATCCCACTTAATTCTTACTTGTTGTATCTCATCCCAATTTATAAGGCTTTGAAGTTTATCTGAAACCTCAAAATTTAAACTCTCTACCTCAAATTTTTTCTGAACTGTTTTGGAAAGAGATAACATTAGCCTATTTTCTTTAAATCTTATAGCAAGATTGGTAAATATAATCTCATTCTTTCTTTTATCTGTATTTTTAAATTTTGGAGGTTTTGGAACTCCATTATATTTACTTTTATTCTCCTTATAATCTTTAATACTTGCAAAATAAGATTCCCAATTTTGCTCTACCACTTTAAAACAATGTTGTCTTGTATGGCTATGTAAATAATCACAGTGCCAATTATTTTTATATATCTTTTCAATTTCAACATAAGGCTTAAATCCATTTTCTCTTAAATCATAATTAACTATGTTATAGAGTTTTGTTGTATGAAATGATAATTCTTCTATAATCTTTAATTGTTCTTCGTTTAATTTAGGTTTAAATTTGAATGCTAATTTCACTTTTTTCACCTCCTTTACATTTTTATCTATGTATTTATTTTAACATGTCATTGATACATGGTCAACTATGTGGTAAAATTAATTTGTACTATTTAGGAGGTGCTTAAAATGGCAAGAAAAAATATTAATACAACAATAGATGAAGATTTATATACTGAAATTAAAATATTGGCTATTAAATTAAAAGTCAATGCTAACGACTTAATCGAAGAAGGTATGAAATATGTCATTGAAAAATACACAAACCAAGACAACAAGCCACAGTAAATATAATATCAATTACCATATTGTTTTCTGTCCTAAATATCGTCATAATATTTTTAGAAATGAATTAGAATATGAATTATCAAAATGTTTCAAAGTAATATGTCATTGCTATGGATACGAACTTATTGAACAAGAGATAATGCCTGACCATCTTCATCTTTTCATATCTGCTCCACCAACTGTTGCTCCAGTAGATATAGTTAGAAAACTAAAAAGCATATCTGCTAATGAAATATTTAAAGGCTTCCCAAAATTAAAACAATCCAAGTTTTGGGGAAGTGGATTATGGAGTAGAGGATATTATATTGGTACTGCTGGAACAGTATCTTCTGAAACAATCCAAAAGTATATACAAAACCAAAAGAATGTTTAATTTTTAGGCATTTAACCTAAAAATTAAAGGCACAATTCATCCTCCGAGATAAACAACGGAGGTTTTCTTGTGCCAATATTATAAACAAGCAACCCTGGCTACATTTAACCCTTTCCCACCTGCTGTTGCCGT from Petroclostridium xylanilyticum encodes:
- the tnpA gene encoding IS200/IS605 family transposase, with amino-acid sequence MSLKNTQTKTTSHSKYNINYHIVFCPKYRHNIFRNELEYELSKCFKVICHCYGYELIEQEIMPDHLHLFISAPPTVAPVDIVRKLKSISANEIFKGFPKLKQSKFWGSGLWSRGYYIGTAGTVSSETIQKYIQNQKNV
- a CDS encoding beta-mannosidase encodes the protein MKVLLNEHWKLQYFEDSACDHEIVSTDMNTDSWLDVDVPGDVHSTLLKHGKIEDPFFSTNVEKCRWIEDKIWWYHKEFIFDKDKYADKTIELKFNGLDTFATVYLNGEKIGKHENMFTPAVFDVTEKLKQGANYIAVKFDSTISVTNRKNYDKMWYSYNRNRAWVRKAQMNFRWDWGPRIITVGIWKDVELNIYDIAKIEDVFVRTEKVENNIAEVSIDINAKAFKEDVELVAEVELIYGNEKINEVVPISDGASLKLSVTNPKLWWTHDLGDPCLYDLVIRLKKHNDVIDEYVTKFGIRTLEVKQKDSKGNNRFTFVLNGVELFAKGANWIPAHNFIGAIENETYVKWVDTAKECNMNMLRVWGGGIYEKDIFYQECDKQGILVWQDFMFACSSYPDFDHDFMNNVREEIIYVVKALRNYACLAIWCGNNEIQWIHGQKMPELKDMRLYGEKIYHDLMPELLSSLDPTRLYWPSSPFGGNDPNSDEEGDKHNWQVWAGQVYPHKQGEPMRQDNTPSGISFKRFTQDMGKFISEFGMHAAPVLETLKDCIPEKDLYYGSFELRYRNRDKRPDRGILLMEDYTGLPSDLNEYIDYSMLAQAEGLKFGIEHYRRRKPECSGALIWQLNDCWPVLSWSIVDFYLRPKAGFYYTKRVFKPILLSFKEEGSDIVSLWVTNDTLNEYADTLEVGLKDFFGNTEYYEQIPVVVPANVSVKVKEFSKNRLNVTYTNFEFLYVTPNNDSIDSNIMFFKDYKDLNLPPCSLHTEIRNLSDNKKELKIKTDNFAKFVKIQYLIDDMKVSDNYFDLMPGQEKVIIIESIKNSIEQLNIKVAALNSTKRNN
- a CDS encoding RNA-guided endonuclease InsQ/TnpB family protein, producing MKLAFKFKPKLNEEQLKIIEELSFHTTKLYNIVNYDLRENGFKPYVEIEKIYKNNWHCDYLHSHTRQHCFKVVEQNWESYFASIKDYKENKSKYNGVPKPPKFKNTDKRKNEIIFTNLAIRFKENRLMLSLSKTVQKKFEVESLNFEVSDKLQSLINWDEIQQVRIKWDNSLKQWYLIIIYNKQELEKAKETNVMAIDLGLDNLATLTFKEGNQSYLFCGKKLKSINAFVNKKISYYQSIEMKKIGSDKFKNTKMINSLRRYRENYINDYLHKVSKNIIDKAIEHNVYKIVIGKIEGLKLNMNYNKSFVQIPIQKLVELIKYKAKLQGIEVKFKEESYTSGCSAFDLEPINKKYYNKTRRVVRGLFKSNFGLVNADVNGSLNILRKEEKCIPEIVKTMRDKGRVSSPLRVRVAC
- a CDS encoding ribbon-helix-helix domain-containing protein is translated as MARKNINTTIDEDLYTEIKILAIKLKVNANDLIEEGMKYVIEKYTNQDNKPQ
- a CDS encoding IS256 family transposase, which produces MSTLTKEQVRDIIKGNNFQNVGDISSYLKDIFKDLIQEMLEAEIETQLGYSKNDIKNKTTDNSRNGYNQKTIKSEFGEIPIQIPRDRNGEFEPKIIPKYQRNVSGIEEKVISLYARGMSTRDIEEQIREIYGINLSAEMVSKITERIVPEIREWQQRPLEPIYPFIFMDAIHYKIRDDGRILNRAAYVVLGITVDGTKDILGIWIGENETSKFWLGVMNDLKNRGVQDILLFCVDGLTGLKEAINAAYPKAEVQRCIIHQLRNSFKYVSYKDLKEFSKDFKGVYNAINEEAALEKLYQLKDKWGKSYPFAIRSWENNWDVLSPFYKFPDEVRKIIYTTNIIEGLHRQYRKVTKSKTMFPSDASLEKMLYLASKNVMQKWTQRYRNWDRVLSQLLILFPGRLENYM
- a CDS encoding GH1 family beta-glucosidase, producing MSLIIFPKDFIWGSATASYQIEGAVNEDGRGESIWDRFSHTPGKVTNGDTGDVACDHYHRYKQDIKIMKEIGLQSYRFSIAWPRIFPEGKGKMNQKGIDFYDRLINELLENGIDPAVTLYHWDLPQALQDSGGWSNHDTADYFAEYAESIFKVLGDRVNKWITHNEPWCVAFAGHRQGRHAPGFTDFSLAVQVSHHLMLSHAKAVQAYKALNSKTGKIGITLNLYPIYPASDSFEDTETAMLVDGYHNRWFLDPAFKGQYPQDMLNFYKEKLNSPVIQPGDMEIIAANPAEFLGINYYFRKVVRKGNIDPVLLFDEVKPEGQYTEMNWEVYPQGLYDLLMRIKKDYNNPLIYITENGAAFKDSKPINGIVEDQDRLNFLKQHFETTAKAVKEGVNVQGYYVWSLMDNFEWAHGYTKRFGLIYIDYETQERIWKRSALWYKDVIKNNGF